CCTTACCCACTCCAGAGACAACCTTCGGAGGTATCTGGGTTGGCGAATACAACCTATTTGTAGCAGGTTCATTTACATTAACGACGAAGGTCTTGGAATAATCTTGGTATCCTTCACTGACAACCCTGATGTTGAATGTGTACTCCTTCTGGAGAGGCGCGATGTAGAATTGAAGCTCACCATCATGGGCTATGTACTGCTGCCCATTAATGTAGACAGTAGCTTCTCCTTGCATAGGCTTCATTGTGGCTTTGTCCAGTACCTTGAGTGTCATCAATGAAGATTCTCCTAATACTGGCTGTCCAAAGAGAACTGTTTCCAACTCAGGAGTGCCAATCTCTGCAAATAATGGGACTACCGCTACTACACTACCATCAGCTCCAGTAGCATATAGTGCCCCAAAGTATGTGCCATTCTCACTTGCATTGACGCGTATGGGAACTGTGATCTCGGAATTACTGGGGAATTCTATTTCTCCAGATATCATAGGCTCAAAAATACGAACCTCTGAATTCTTGTAGACTACTAACAAGTAGACGTAGGCAGGTTCATCTGATCCAATGTAGAGATACGCTGGTAGACTATTGTTGACAAGAGGTATCTGTAGGGTTCCTCCGGAGGTCACAAGGATTGTCGGATAGTTGCTGTATAAATTGTACACTGCCTCCACGTACACGTCTTGGTCGGGGTACTCTGGAATCACGGAGACCTCAAGGTACACTGCATCTTCAAAGAACTCCGGATTATGCATACTATCGATATAGAACTCGTGGGGATAACCGTTTATATCCCCCCCAGTATCCCAGAGCATGCCACCGTAGAGTGTTACATTGTTCGTAGCGTGGAATGTGGCATTAAATGTCCCTAGAGTATTCTTCAGTGTTATATAACCCACTGCGGGACTCCCAACATTCCCATTTACATGGAGGACTCTAGGTTCGGAGGTAATCCCGTAGAAGTTCACTTTTATTGTGGAATGGAACTCCCATCCAGTATTGTACTCCCTAGCGTCCCAAATTACAAGTTCCCATGTACCATGGAGGGGATTTTGAAGCTCTATCACCCTATTTCTGAGTCCGAATGCACCGTAACCTAGGTAATTGAGTACATGAGTTCCTGTTGGGGGAACAAGTTGCATAAATAGGAAATTACCTGAATCTGTGGTGATATTAAGAACCATTCTCTGGGTGCCCTCTGGAACTTGGAATACATATCTGTGGACAGAATCACCGACATCCTGGAATGTGTCTGTTATCACTAGCTGGCCATTTACTGGCCGTTCTGGAACAAAGACAGTGATCGGGATGTAACCCTCGACAAGGTTTGTTGATGGATTATCAATGTAAATAAGCCCCGCGTAGATACCAGGTTTTTGGATCTTAGAGTAATCTATTGTCACGAAGAAAGTAACATTGTTGCCCTCAGAGACTGAAAGTTCAGTAACTGAAGGCTTTGCCCAAGACACTGTGCTTGTTATCTTCAAGTGACCCTCATAGTTTAGGGAGTACACAGAAACCGGAACAGTTGTGACCTGAGAGTTCCTTATGTAAATTCCACCGTAGAGGTAAGGAAGGCCATATTGGTAGTTTATGTACTCTGCTGGCTTATTCGGGAGCCAATTAGTCTCTATTGGAGTCTTAAAGTCACTATATGTAGTTCCAACGTAAAGTAAGGGCGTGTTTTCATGTGCTACTTTGGAGAACTTGTCAATAGCCTTGTCTGCCTGTACCAGACCAAATCCTTGGTCAACAAGCGTGTATCCAGGTATCGGGGTAGCAGAGAATTCGATGGATTCTTTTATCTTGAGTGGATCAAATTGCAACTCATTCTTTTTTGCATAGCCTACGATTAATGCAGCAACACCTGCCACATGTGGGGTGGCCATAGAAGTCCCCTGCCACCAATCAGAGGCCCAACTGTAGTACTCTCCCCAGCTGTATATCGGGAGCGTAGAGAACACAAACTGCCCGGGAGCTATTACATCGGGATCAAGGAGACCATCCATCCTCGGTCCTCTAGATGAGAAATCAGTGACCTGCGGAGGCACCTCTGGACTTCCTGGCATACTAAAGTACTTCCATGGCTCTGGGTCAACGTATGCACCGACAGTAATGGCGAATCTGGAATCTCCTGGACTTCCGACAGTGTTCATTGCGGGCCCCTCATTCCCAGCTGCTATAACAAAGGTAACCCCATAGCGGTCCGAGAGCATATCAACATAAAAGTTGTCTGGACTTTCTGTACCATCATTATAGTCAGCGTTTCCTCCAAGGCTCATACTGATGATATCTGCACCTTTTAGGGTGGCATCTATCATGCTTGCAATTATCCATGAAGCTTGTCCATATCCTATACTTGAAAGTGCCCTGTATTCCATTAACTGCGCTCCTGGAGCAACTCCAATCATTCCCGTCTCATTAAACGGCCATGGATATCCTGAATTAGGTTCGCCATAACCAGCTATAGTGCCACTTACATGGGTTCCATGCTGTCCCCCATCCCATCCAAACACTATAGAGGTTCCCTCAGAGTCAATCATTGAGAGCACTACGTCAGTATAAGCCAAAGCAACGGGCATAGTGGTTAGATATCCAACCATTAAGTTCACTACGTATTCAGGACCAATTCCTGGACCTAGCGGCGCATAGTCCCCTGCAATTTCGAAGGATTTAAGCTCAAAGGCACCAGAAAGATCAATAGTGTAGTTATAGGAAGCATTGGAAACCGGTACTGCGTTTAGGGCATTTTTGAACATGTTGACTGCAAGAGAATAATTGTTTATGTAGCCATTGTAGTCTCCAGCATTTAAAGCATTCTCAGAAGCGAGTAAATACTGCACAACCGGTTCCAAGCTTGCATCAGTTGTGTTCAACTGTAGCGGAATTGGGTACAGATAAACTGTATCATAACCGTTTCCAGTGCTATTAACTGCTAGGACAAAGTACACCTCGTCGATATTATTGTCAAAATTCAGATCAAAGTACCTTTCTGGAAGGAAACCAAACTTGTAAATCCCGTTCGAAGACACTACTTCACTCGGAACTTGTATAGTTAAGTTCAGAGTTGAGATTGTAGTGTACCTGTCAGGCCTCCCAAGGTAGTCTTCAGAGACTGGATCCATTACAAGGAATTTCCAGTACGCCCCCCAATCAATCTGCACGTCATGGAGTACCAAGTGGACGAGCCCTCCAGAAACGTCTGCTGAAGTAAAGTTATAGGAAAGTTTTACTTCACCTTCGCCAGTAGTATCAATCCAGGTTATTATTTTTCGTTTTCCCTCAGGGGTTATCTGGAGATACGGCTGACCAGGATCGGCTCCGGTATCAATAACTGCAACCTTTACACCACTTCCATCTACACCATAGCTGTTCCTAGCTTCGGGGGCATTAATGACTTCCATGTCCCAATCGTAAAGGGACAAGTATGGAGATGATCCAATATTATTAGGTTCAAGTTGAGGCGGTAGTTGATGGTAGTTTACTATGTACTCATAGAGTTTAACCCATGAAGGTTTAGGTATTCGGACCATTCTGTCCTTCCAAACATACTTGATGCCTGGGATATTGGCGATGTCCATAAGTTTGGAAATTGGAACACTAACAACAATAAACTGTAACTCAGGCTTACTGATGGGATCTATTGTCCCTATCTTTCTAAGCTCGTTTAGGACACTATCAGAACGTCCCTTTTCAGGAGCTATTATCAGTCGAACTGTAGTTTTGTCTTCCTTAACTGCGTCTTCCTTTATCCTCCGAAGTACAGTTGCTAACCCTTGAGAATCCTCAAGCTTGGGTAAAGGCTTGGTACTTACCAATGCCTCATGAACAGAGGCCTTATGGAGTACTGGCAAGCTAGCACTATTTGCACTTACCATAGCTTTCGGAAGTAATGCTGGAACTACCGCCAACAACATTACTACCACAATCAAAAGACTCAAGGCCTTCCGATTCATCCTGACACCTCCGGGTTGTAATGTTCACCTATACTGTGGATGGAGCACCGATATAAACGTTTCGCACCACAGGGATGTATAACCAACCTTAGCAGCCATATTACAACCTGGATGATTATTCTAGAACATTAGTGACCTTCCTTTATGTTACATCCGGCTCGGAGGCTAAGAATAGCAGAGTCCCCGCGATGAATAACATCACGAACGCATCCACACCGGGATCAAGGGAGTACAGCATCAACGACAACACGACCACAAAGCTTTCTTTGCTCCGCTCGCTGTTGTAGAGGAACGTCCCAAGCAGAAATGCCTCTAAAATCCCTAGGATGCCAAAATCGGCTATGGGCTGTCCGAAAAAGAAGTAGGTGTAGTTGGTGGACGCGCCGAACATAGAGGCTACAAGGTGACGGGGATTATCGCTGAAGAGCAGCGCACCGTGGAAGAAGCCCCAAGGGAGCGAAAGGCGGACTAGATTGTGGAAAACAAGGAAGGTGAACCCTATCCTGACAAGAACGGCGTTTAATCCGCCGCTCATTCCGAGTATCAGGAAGAGAGGAACCGTGCTGAGGGCAGCCAGCCATCTCCTGAGCTCCGGATAGTCCAGGTAGACCACCAGAAAGTAGGCGAGGTACACCAGAAGGACCAGGGAGCGGAACGTTCCCAGGAAGAACAGAATGGAATAAACCGCGACCAGAAAGGTCTTCCAGCGAAGGGAAACCTTGGAATACGCCATTCCGATGACGGCCAGAATGGCTGCCAGCACCAGGGGGCCGACGAGCTCGTACCTGAGGGCGCGCTCGAAGAATGGGACCCCGATTACGATGTAGAGGCTGAGCGGAATCAGGAGGGCAACGAGGAGGGAGATGTGAGGAAACAGCCGGAAGGGGTTTATCCGGAGCCGGTAGGCGATCAAAACCAGAACCGCCAGGGTAGGAACCACGGGAAAGTCATGAAAGGAAAGCACCAGGAAGAGCACCGCTAAAAAAGCCGGGCTGAGCTTTATCCTGGAAACATATCCCAGGGCAAAGACAGAGAAGAACGCAACGGCATAGACCGTTCCCAGAAGGAGCATCGAAGGCTCCAAACCGCGGGAGTATATAACCTCCGCGAGCTCCCCGTCGAAATAGTTGGCGTACAGTGAAAGGGCGAGGTACGAAAAGAAGGCAAGGCTAAAGATTTTTAACCCCCTCACTTTACCACCAATTAATGTTAAGAAAAGGACTTAAAAACTTGAGGGGTGTCGTGGAATGAAAAAGGAGAGCCTCTACCTCCCGCTGCTTCTCATCGCGTCCTTCATCGTTAGGTTAATACCCCACAGGACGCTCCTGCTTGCCACTTACGATGAATACCTTCACAAGGATATAACCCTAAGAATCGTCCACTACGGTCTGGACTCCATATCAAAGGATATCCCCTCCCTGCTCGGCCTCCGGGCGTACAGCTACCCTCCCCTGTTCCACATAATCGGAGCCGCATTCTACAAGATTTTCCCATCGGACTACCTGTTCTTCGTTCTCCCCGCGGTCTACGGTACCCTGGCCGTTCTCGGCTTCTATCTCGCCTTTAAGGAGCTCATGGAGGATAAAAAGCGTGCGCTCCTCGCCGTGACCCTTCTGGCGTTTGCTCCGAACTTCATCTACAGAACGAGCCTGTACATACCCGAGAACCTGGGGCTGTTCCTCTTCTCCCTCAGCATGCTCTTCGGAATAAGGTTCCTCAAATCGAAGAGAATCCCTGACCTAATCCCGCTGGCGCTCGTCTTCGCTATATACATGGTGACCCACAGGGGATGGATATTCTTCGTCCTAGCCGCGCTCCTCGTGCTCGTCTCGTACTGGTGGGATTTCATAAAGCGGCATCTTCACTACTTCGTGGCCCTTGCGGTGGTTGCGCTCCTCGCCTACACGCAGGTTTCCTTCGTACACTCCACGCTGGGAGAGCTCGCCCTGAGGCTCCAGAGGAGCGAGGTCAGCTTCCTCGGATACTTCAAGTGGATAGGAGTCGTTCAGCTCGTTTTCGGAGCGATAGCGAGCCCATACTACTTCAGGCGCGACAGCATAAGGCGCGGCTTTGTTCTGTGGGCGTGGGCATTCATATTCGCCGGCGGAATCTCATTCCGCTTCCGTGACCCCTACGCGGCCATACCGCTCTCCGCAATGGCCGCCGAGTACCTCATTGACGTCATATTCCCTGTCATAGGCCCAACGCTCAGAAAAGCCTTCGAGGGCGTTAAGGGCTTCGGTGCGGAGTGGATACAGGGGATATCAAGAAAGAAGTGGCTCACCTCGCTCGTAATCCTGTTGATCCTGGTCTCCCCCCTCGCCCAGGGCGTTTACGGGACCTATAAATACGTTGAGGCTCCAACGGTGAGCGATAAAGAGGCCTACGAGTGGATAGTTCAGAACACACCGGAAAACGCCACGATACTCGTCTGGTGGGACATGGGGTACCTGCTGATAGGCAACACGAAGAGGAAGGACGTCGTCATCTGGAAGAAGGTCTACCAGGGCTTCTTCGGGGAGGCTCCGACGGTTCAGGAGGCCACACAGGCGTACTCCGATCACGTCGTGATGTTCAGCTCGAACCAGAGGGAGTGGGCGTACTACCTCATGAGAAAATACAACGTAAGCTACATCTTCGCTGATAGGAAGCGCTATTCCTACGGCTTCATTCGCTACGGCCTCATGGAGTACGCCCCCTACGACACCCACTTCAAGCTGGAGTTCTGCAACGGCGGTTCGGTGATATACCACTTCATTCCGGAGCCAACTCTGAAGATGGAGCAACCGTTCCCGGTGAACTACACCGGCAACTATTCCCCGCTGGTGAACTTCCTGGAGAAGTTCTGGACAGGATACAACTACGCCGACTTCGACAGCAGGTACAAGGCGTACTTCAACCTCAACGCGTGGATGGTCGACCTGTACTCGCGCCTCTATCAAAGAACCGGCGATGAGAGCTTCAAAGCGAGAAAGGACTGGCTCCTTCGCTGGCTTTCGTACAAGCAGATGGATAACGGAGCATTCCCATGGGGCATTCCGCCCAACGACTTTACGCTGTACACCTCATACACGCTCGAACCCCTGAAGGACGTTAACTTCGACGGAAAGGAGAGGTCGCTCAAGCTGCTGGAGGACAGGGAACGCGAGGACTACTTCATGACGACCCCCAAGGATCCCCACGGAGGGATGGTGACCAACGCCCTCATGCTTCCCGTTTACAAGGATCTCGGCATCCTGAACTCCACGACGGAGAAGAACATCGTCGACCAGCTGCTGAAGGAGCAGAAGGGAGATGGGAGCTGGAACGATAACCTCGGTACCACCATAGCGGTTGCCTCGAGCCTCGCGAGGTACTATCAGCTGACGGGCAACGAGAGCGTTCTGGACTCCGTTAAGAAGGCCGCCCAGTGGATGACGGGAGAGCAGGAGGAGAGCGGAAAGCTCAAGGCCGAGAAATACGAATACGCGTATTCCAGGGCGACATACGCTCAGATGGTCTACATCTATCACGTGGCCGGGCTCACGGATGCCGAGGAGAAGACGCTCAGGTTCATCGAGGATACCTTCGACCCCAACAGAGAGGTTCATCCACTCGACGCGGTGCTCACGATGTATCGCTACTTCGGCTACGCCTACGGCAGTGAGAGGGCCATTGACATGCTGAACGAACTCCTCAGGACCCATCCCCTGCTGGAGTTCGACTGATTTTTTTAATCTCGAAATGTTTAAATAGTAACACCAACAAGAGTAAGGGGGATCAGCATGCCGGGGACTTCAAGGAAGGGAGAGTTGCTGACGGCAGGGGGAATATCACTCTTCACACTAGTTCTTGCGGTCATGACGCTCCCCTCAAGGACCATAACCTACGACGGGGCGCTCTACATCGACATAGCCAGGAACCTCCTCCACGGGATAACGAACTACACGTACCAGGGCACCTACATGATGTACCGCCCGCCCGTTTACGTCTACACCCTGGCCGTGCTCTTCAGGTTTTTCTCGCCGGAACACCATGTGACAATCGCCCGGTTGGTGTCGGCGGTTTTCTACTCGCTGACCGCCGGCCTCGTGTACCTCTTCGCCGTCAGGATGTGGAATGACAGCGTTAAGGCCACCCTGGCTGCCGCGCTGTACATCTTCAACCCCCTGGCATTCGCGATGGGGACCAGGGAGCTCGTTCACAGCGAGTTCACCTTCTTCTACACCCTCGCGGTGTACCTCCTCTACACGGGGAAGAAAAATCAGGCTCCCCTGAGGATATACCTGTCCTTCGTGGTTGCGGGGATAGCGATACTCACCAGGTACACGGGTCTGTCAATAATCGGGGTTATGGTGGCGTACCTGTACCTGACCGAGCACTGGGAATGGGCAAAGAAGAGGGAGTACCCCCTCGGCTTCGCCCTGCTGGCGATAACGCTCCTTCCCTGGCTGTACATGGGGCACCTCCACTACGGTGGAGCCTTCAAACCCTTCAGCGTTGCAACCCAGTACGTGACCAACGCGCCCCCCGTATCGGCCTTTGACTACATCGGAATGCTCGTCAACACAATCGGGGTAATCGCCCTACTGGCAGCAATAGGATTCATCCTGCTCAAGAAAGACGAAGAGGGTTGGCTCCTGATTAGCTGGCTCTTCGTTGGTCTGCTCGGCATAATGACCGTGACCCACAAGGAGGAGAGGTTTATAACCTTCCTCTCACCCGCCCTGGCACTCCTCGCTGCCCACGGGCTGTGGGGAATCTCGAAGGCACTCTCAGAGGCCACCAAAGCTGTGGAATACAAAAGGCACGTTGCTGTTCTGCTCCTGGTGCTCTTCCTGGTGCCCATCTGCAGGGACGCCTCGGCCCTCAAGGGCGACTGGGACGAGCAGGGGGCAATCTACGTGGAGGTTTTTGAGTACGCCTCGGAGAACTATCCCGCGGACTGGCTGCTGGTTTCGCAGAAAATGTATACAATGGCCGGCCTCTACTATCCGAACGCAACCATTCAGGTAATAATGGACGTCCCTCAGGTGAGGGAGCGCATCTCCGAGGGCCGCTACGACGTCATAGTCCGCATGAAATCGGACCCTGCGCTTAACATAGAGAGCAGCGGAAACTACAGGATTGCGAGGGAATTCCAAAACGGGGACTTTATTGTTTACGTTAGAAAGTTTTAGGGAACCCTTATTCCCCTAATGGACACATTTGCCTTCTTTTTCATTCCTGTACGCCAGAGAACAGCCTTGGATAGTTAATTTTAAATATGAACCCTCGATATATCACCCGCAGTAAACGATTGTGGAGGGATTCGCATGAGCGAATACAAATTTATAAAGTGGTTTGAGGAACTCGGAAAGGGCGACGTCGCTCTTGTTGGCGGAAAGGGTGCCAACCTTGGAGAAATGACCAACGCCGGTATTCCGGTTCCGCCCGGCTTCTGCGTCACCGCCGAGGCCTACAAGTACTTCGTCGAGAACGTCAAGCTCGAGGATGGTAAGACCCTCCAGGAGTGGATTATGGGCGTCATCGCCGAGACCAACGTTGATGACTCCAAGCAGCTCCAGGAGAACACCGCTAAGATCAGACAGAAGATAATTGAGCTCCCGATGCTCCCGGAGATCGCCGAGGAGATTGAGAAGGCTTACAAGGAGCTCTCCCAGAGGTTCAACAAGGACGCCGTTTACGTTGCCGTTCGCTCTTCTGCCACCGCTGAGGACCTTCCTGAGGCCAGCTTCGCCGGCCAGCAGGAGACCTACCTCGACGTCTACGGCGTTGACGACGTCATAGACAAGGTCAAGAAGTGCTGGGCCAGCCTCTGGACTGCCCGCGCTACCTTCTACAGGGCCAAGCAGGGCTTCGACCACAGCAAGGTCTACCTCTCAGCTGTCGTCCAGAAGATGGTCAACAGCGAGACCAGCGGTGTCATGTTCACCGCCAACCCGGTCACCAACGACAGGAACGAGATAATGATCAACGCCGCCTGGGGCCTCGGTGAGGCCGTCGTCAGCGGCAGCGTTTCCCCGGACGAGTACATCGTCGAGAAGGGCACCTGGAAGATAAAGGAGAAGTACATCGCCAAGAAGGAAGTCATGGTCGTCCGCAACCCGGAGACCGGCAAGGGTACCATCTACGTCAAGGTCGCCGACTTCCTCGGTCCCGAGTACGTTGAGAAGCAGGTTCTCACCGAGGAGCAGATCATCGAGGTCGCCAAGATCGGTGCCAAGATCGAGGAGCACTACGGCTGGCCGCAGGACATCGAGTGGGCCTACGACAAGGACGACGGCAAGCTCTACATCGTCCAGAGCAGGCCGATCACCACCCTCAAGGAGGAGGTCAAGACCGAGGAGGCCGAGATGACCGAGGAGATGAAGGTTCTCCTCAAGGGTCTCGGAGCCTCGCCGGGCATCGGTGCCGGTAAGGTTGTCGTCATCTTCGACGCCAGCGAGATCGACAAGGTCAAGGAGGGCGACGTTCTCGTTACCACCATGACCAACCCGGACATGGTTCCGGCCATGAAGAGGGCTTCCGCTATCGTCACCGACGAGGGCGGAAGGACCTGCCACGCCGCCATCGTCAGCAGGGAGCTCGGTATCCCTGCCGTCGTCGGTACCAAGGAGGCCACCAAGGTCCTCAAGGATGGCATGCTCGTCACCGTCGACGGTACCAGGGGTGTCGTCTACGAGGGCATAGTCAAGAGCCTCGTCAAGAAGGAGGAGGAAGAGAAGGCCGCCGGCCAGGTCGTCGTTGCCGGTGCCCCGCTCGTTACAGCGACCGAGGTCAAGGTCAACGTCTCCATGCCCGAGGTTGCCGAGCGCGCCGCAGCCACCGGCGCCGACGGTGTCGGTCTCCTTCGCGCTGAGCACATGATCCTCGGCATAGGCGCCCACCCGATCAAATTCATCAGGGAGGGCAAGGAGGAGGAGCTCATCGAGAAGCTCGTCGAGGGTATCAGGACCGTCGTCGAGGCCTTCTACCCGAGGCGCGTCTGGTACAGGACCCTCGACGCCCCGACCAACGAGTTCCGTGAGCTTCCGGGCGGAGAAGAGGAGCCCGAAGAGAGGAACCCGATGCTCGGCTGGAGAGGAATCAGGCGCGGTCTCGACCAGCCGGAGCTTCTCAGGGCCGAGTTCAAGGCCATTAAGAGGCTCGTTGACGAGGGCTACGACAACATCGGCGTCATGCTCCCGCTCGTCAGCCACCCGGAGCAGGTCAGGAGGGCCAAGGAGATCGCCCTTGAGGTCGGCCTCGTTCCGCACAAGGACGTCGAGTGGGGCGTCATGATCGAGACCCCAGCGAGTGCCCTCATCATCGAGGACCTCATCAAGGAGGGCATCGACTTCATCAGCTTCGGTACCAACGACCTCACCCAGTACACCCTCGCCATCGACAGGGACAACGAGAGGGTCTTCAAGCTCTACGACGAGAAGCACCCGGCAGTGCTCAAGCTCATCGAGAACGTCATCAAGACCTGCAAGAAGTACGGCGTCGAGACCAGCATCTGCGGCCAGGCCGGCAGCGACCCGAAGATGGTCAAGCTCCTCGTCAGGCTCGGCATCGACAGCGTCAGCGCCAACCCGGACGCCGTCGAGCTCGTCAGGAAGACCGTCGCCAGGGAAGAGGCCAGGCTCAGGCTCGAGGCCGCCAGGAAGGCTCTCTTCGAGTGAGCTTTCTTCCCTTTTCTCTTCGTTTCTACCGTTTACTACGACTTCAACGGAGTTTCTCCAGGTAAATGGAGAAGCTCTGGTCGCTGGCTCTTTTATCCACAATAAACTTTTTATACCAACGTTTCGATAGCCGTCTCAATGAGGAGCGACAAAGTAGAGGCAATGCGCGACCAGATCGTCAGTGGACCGATAGTGAAAACGCTCATAGTGCTAGCCTATCCTTTAATCATAAACCAGCTCGTCCAGGTTCTCTACAACCTCACCGACACATACTGGCTCGGGAAGCTCGGAAGGGAGGAACTAGCCGCTCCGGGAACGGCGTGGCCCCTCGTCTGGTTCTTTATGGCGATAGGCATGGGGTTTGCTACAGCGGGCTTCGCCTTTGTCAGCCAGTACGTCGGAGCGAGGGAGTACGAAAAGGCAAACCGCGCCGCGGGGGCACTCTACTCCCTCATGATGTTCTTCGCCATCGGTGTTGGGATATTCGGAGTTATCTCCGCCCCGTACCTCCTCCAGTTCATGAACGTGAGCGAGACCGTTTACCCCTACGCACTCGACTACACCCGCGTCATCTTCGCCGGGATACCCTTTGCCTTCACGCTCTTTGCCTTCAACTTCCTCCTGAGGGCCATAGGCGACACCAAAACACCGGTTAAGATAAACATAGCCACTGTGCTTCTCAATCTGGTCCTGGACCCGTTCTTCATCTTTGGCTGGGCGGGCTTTCCGGAGCTCGGGGTCGTCGGTGCTGCCGTAGCCACGATGCTCTCCAATAGCCTGGGTTCGGTCGTTGGCGGTTACCTCCTCTTCAAGGGAAAGGTTGGAATACACCTTACGCTTGAGGGCCTGAAGCCGGACTGGGAGTTCTACAAGCGCATCTTCCGCGTCGGCATACCC
The Thermococcus radiotolerans genome window above contains:
- a CDS encoding S8 family peptidase, which translates into the protein MNRKALSLLIVVVMLLAVVPALLPKAMVSANSASLPVLHKASVHEALVSTKPLPKLEDSQGLATVLRRIKEDAVKEDKTTVRLIIAPEKGRSDSVLNELRKIGTIDPISKPELQFIVVSVPISKLMDIANIPGIKYVWKDRMVRIPKPSWVKLYEYIVNYHQLPPQLEPNNIGSSPYLSLYDWDMEVINAPEARNSYGVDGSGVKVAVIDTGADPGQPYLQITPEGKRKIITWIDTTGEGEVKLSYNFTSADVSGGLVHLVLHDVQIDWGAYWKFLVMDPVSEDYLGRPDRYTTISTLNLTIQVPSEVVSSNGIYKFGFLPERYFDLNFDNNIDEVYFVLAVNSTGNGYDTVYLYPIPLQLNTTDASLEPVVQYLLASENALNAGDYNGYINNYSLAVNMFKNALNAVPVSNASYNYTIDLSGAFELKSFEIAGDYAPLGPGIGPEYVVNLMVGYLTTMPVALAYTDVVLSMIDSEGTSIVFGWDGGQHGTHVSGTIAGYGEPNSGYPWPFNETGMIGVAPGAQLMEYRALSSIGYGQASWIIASMIDATLKGADIISMSLGGNADYNDGTESPDNFYVDMLSDRYGVTFVIAAGNEGPAMNTVGSPGDSRFAITVGAYVDPEPWKYFSMPGSPEVPPQVTDFSSRGPRMDGLLDPDVIAPGQFVFSTLPIYSWGEYYSWASDWWQGTSMATPHVAGVAALIVGYAKKNELQFDPLKIKESIEFSATPIPGYTLVDQGFGLVQADKAIDKFSKVAHENTPLLYVGTTYSDFKTPIETNWLPNKPAEYINYQYGLPYLYGGIYIRNSQVTTVPVSVYSLNYEGHLKITSTVSWAKPSVTELSVSEGNNVTFFVTIDYSKIQKPGIYAGLIYIDNPSTNLVEGYIPITVFVPERPVNGQLVITDTFQDVGDSVHRYVFQVPEGTQRMVLNITTDSGNFLFMQLVPPTGTHVLNYLGYGAFGLRNRVIELQNPLHGTWELVIWDAREYNTGWEFHSTIKVNFYGITSEPRVLHVNGNVGSPAVGYITLKNTLGTFNATFHATNNVTLYGGMLWDTGGDINGYPHEFYIDSMHNPEFFEDAVYLEVSVIPEYPDQDVYVEAVYNLYSNYPTILVTSGGTLQIPLVNNSLPAYLYIGSDEPAYVYLLVVYKNSEVRIFEPMISGEIEFPSNSEITVPIRVNASENGTYFGALYATGADGSVVAVVPLFAEIGTPELETVLFGQPVLGESSLMTLKVLDKATMKPMQGEATVYINGQQYIAHDGELQFYIAPLQKEYTFNIRVVSEGYQDYSKTFVVNVNEPATNRLYSPTQIPPKVVSGVGKVTDYVADSTTLSITVDGPSGETGYVMVSLPADTQIIKLQSNSHILSYYTLEYQNGIYLFVKVKYASPVTITVEYKTARWIVSTWNYVWYMLYWRYDQKFDPLYQKAVELGVDNETLQEAMKYKELADQYYAEAEKYLTPGRDNLAIAALPHIRKAYINIRKAYSILEEAINEIEGSEG
- a CDS encoding glycosyltransferase family 39 protein is translated as MKKESLYLPLLLIASFIVRLIPHRTLLLATYDEYLHKDITLRIVHYGLDSISKDIPSLLGLRAYSYPPLFHIIGAAFYKIFPSDYLFFVLPAVYGTLAVLGFYLAFKELMEDKKRALLAVTLLAFAPNFIYRTSLYIPENLGLFLFSLSMLFGIRFLKSKRIPDLIPLALVFAIYMVTHRGWIFFVLAALLVLVSYWWDFIKRHLHYFVALAVVALLAYTQVSFVHSTLGELALRLQRSEVSFLGYFKWIGVVQLVFGAIASPYYFRRDSIRRGFVLWAWAFIFAGGISFRFRDPYAAIPLSAMAAEYLIDVIFPVIGPTLRKAFEGVKGFGAEWIQGISRKKWLTSLVILLILVSPLAQGVYGTYKYVEAPTVSDKEAYEWIVQNTPENATILVWWDMGYLLIGNTKRKDVVIWKKVYQGFFGEAPTVQEATQAYSDHVVMFSSNQREWAYYLMRKYNVSYIFADRKRYSYGFIRYGLMEYAPYDTHFKLEFCNGGSVIYHFIPEPTLKMEQPFPVNYTGNYSPLVNFLEKFWTGYNYADFDSRYKAYFNLNAWMVDLYSRLYQRTGDESFKARKDWLLRWLSYKQMDNGAFPWGIPPNDFTLYTSYTLEPLKDVNFDGKERSLKLLEDREREDYFMTTPKDPHGGMVTNALMLPVYKDLGILNSTTEKNIVDQLLKEQKGDGSWNDNLGTTIAVASSLARYYQLTGNESVLDSVKKAAQWMTGEQEESGKLKAEKYEYAYSRATYAQMVYIYHVAGLTDAEEKTLRFIEDTFDPNREVHPLDAVLTMYRYFGYAYGSERAIDMLNELLRTHPLLEFD
- a CDS encoding ArnT family glycosyltransferase, giving the protein MPGTSRKGELLTAGGISLFTLVLAVMTLPSRTITYDGALYIDIARNLLHGITNYTYQGTYMMYRPPVYVYTLAVLFRFFSPEHHVTIARLVSAVFYSLTAGLVYLFAVRMWNDSVKATLAAALYIFNPLAFAMGTRELVHSEFTFFYTLAVYLLYTGKKNQAPLRIYLSFVVAGIAILTRYTGLSIIGVMVAYLYLTEHWEWAKKREYPLGFALLAITLLPWLYMGHLHYGGAFKPFSVATQYVTNAPPVSAFDYIGMLVNTIGVIALLAAIGFILLKKDEEGWLLISWLFVGLLGIMTVTHKEERFITFLSPALALLAAHGLWGISKALSEATKAVEYKRHVAVLLLVLFLVPICRDASALKGDWDEQGAIYVEVFEYASENYPADWLLVSQKMYTMAGLYYPNATIQVIMDVPQVRERISEGRYDVIVRMKSDPALNIESSGNYRIAREFQNGDFIVYVRKF